The following is a genomic window from Dermatophilaceae bacterium Soc4.6.
CCGGGCCGCGCGCCAGCTCGCGGGACGCGTCGAGGCCCGGGTCGCCGAAGCACGCGATGACGTAGGCGTCGACGCCCTCGGCCTCCCCCCTCGCCACCTCGGCGAGGATGCCCGGCACGGCCAGCGCCTCGTCGTAGTGGCTCTCGATCGAGGCCGGGCCCATCGCCGGGGAGACCGCGTCGACGACGACGCCGGCCCCGGCGACCGCTCGGGCACTCTCCCCGATCAGCGACGTCATCGACCAGGTCGTGTTGGGGTTGATCACGCGGATACGGATCATCGAGTCGGTCTCCTTCGTCCGTGGGACTGGCCCGGGGGCGCCCCGGTGGGAGCGACGCTAGCCCCGTCGCGCTACGGGATTGAAGGGCTGCAGACATATATGTGGGATATACGAGCGGTACGCCTCAGTCGCCCTCCGCCACCCCAGTCCCCGCGCCCGAGGTCACACCTCGCCGGCGGCCCGTTCGAGTCGCTTGTAGTGCTTGCGGGAACGCCTGACCAGCTCGTCCGCGTCGCGCGCGAGGAAGGCAGCGAGCATGGCGCTGTGGTCGGCGTACATGCGCTCCCGCTCGACGGCCGTGACCGTGGACATGGGTTGCGCAGGGTCGGTGACGTTCCACACCAGCTCGAACATGTGCAGCAGGCGGTGCATCCGCGACGGGGCGAGGAGAGCCAGGTGGAACCGGCGGCTGTCCCGGTGGTATCCCCGGTAGTCGTTCGCCGCCAGCTCCGCCGCCAGTGCCGCATGCACCTCGACGGCGACAGCGTCGTCGTCGTCGGTGGCTCGGGCGACCGCCGACCGCAGCGCGGCTGCCTCGAGGACCTCACGGATCACGTAGAGCTCCCGCAGCTCGTCACGGGTGAGCTCGGCGACACGGTAGCCCTGGCGCGGCACGTGGTCGACCAGTCCCTCACCGATGAGGGTCTTCAGTGACTCGCGCACCGGGATGACGCTCACCGCGAAGAACGAGGCGACATCGCCCAGGGGGATGGCGGTGCCGGGCGCGGCGTCACCGGCCAGGATCACCCGACGCAGCTCCTCGAGGATCTCCTCCTGGCCGCAGGGCCGGCCGGGACTGAAAGACACCAGCCGCGCGACCAGCCCCGACGGCGACGACGATTCGTCGGCCACAGCGACCCTCCTCGACTCGGCGTCGAGCGCACTCGACCACCGCGCTCAGGCCACGACCCTCGCACGTTTCTCTCAGGAGGGGGTAGCGTGCCTCGCTCGTGCCCACGACCTCAGGTCTGGTCGAGCCACCGGATGACCGCTCGGCCACGGCGGTTTCCAGCAGGGTCCTCCCAGAGGTCGAGCTCGGTCGAGATGGCGCGCACGTGAGACTCGACCCCGCCCCCCAGGTGCCCGAGGGCATTCGCCCTCGGTCTCCACCACCAGCGTGGCCTCGACGTCTCCACCGAGGGTGGCGTCCCGGCAGCCGCTGGTCACGGCGCCCGCTGCTCCGCAACAGAGTTCCCCCCGTCCACGACCAGGCACTGGCCCGTGACGTACGCCGCTCCGGGCGTGCAGAGCCAGGCGACCGGCGACGCGACCTCATCGGGGGTGCCGCTGCGGCGCATGGGGGTGGTCGCTCCCTGCCGTGCTTCGTCCTCGGTCTGCGAACCGGAGGCGATCCATCCCGGCGCCACCGCATTCGCGGTGATGCCGTCAGCGGCCAGGTCGACGGCCAGAGAGCGGACGAGGCCCACGACGCCCGCCTTCGCTGCGGCATAGGCCGCGTCCCCGCGCATCGCCATCACCGGGCCGGTGACGCTGGAGACCATGACGATCCGCCCCCACCCGTGGGCCCGCATGATCGGCACGGCGGAGCGGGTCATGAGGAAGGCTGTGTCCAGGTTGCGCCGCAGGCCGTGCTGCCAGGCGTCGTATGCCAGTCCGTCGACACCGCCGGAGAGGGCGTCGTCATCGCTCACCGACACCATTCCCGCGTTGTTCACGAGGATGTCGACGGTGCCCCAGAGTCCCATGACCCTGGCGACGACGTCGTCCGCGGCTGCGGGGTCCGTGAGGTCGGCGACCACACCGGCTGCCCGGACGCCGGCTTGCTGCAGGTCGTGCACCCGGTCGTGGACGCGGTCAGTGGTGGCGGTGAGAGCCACGGCGGCACCGAGCTCACCGAGCCGCCGACAGACGGCCATGCCGATGCCGGTGGCGCTTCCGGCGCCAGTCACGACGGCGACGCGCCCCGTCAGGTCGAGCCCGGTCATGATCGTCTGCACCTGCAGAGGGTGTCAGACCCTGCCGGTGGCGTCACCCCAGCAGCCTCCGCACTGCCCACGGCAGGATCTGGTCGCCCGCCACTGCCCAACCCGCCCTCAGAACGGACTCGCACACCATGACGCCCCGCCGACCCGGCTCTCGGACCTCGGGGCGCCGGCATCCTGCGCCCCAGACAGATGCTGGCACGCCACCGCCACCGCCATCGGGGCGGCTGCGGTCGCGGTCGCCGCCCTCGCCCTCGTCACCAACGGCGTGCACTTCCCGAGCGACGTGATCGCTTCGGTCGTCTGGACCCTGGCCGTCGCCCCGGCGGTGCGCTACCTCTGGGTCGACCTCGTCATGCCCCGGGTGCCGCTGCTCGGCACGGGGTGACAGGAGCACTGACGCCGGGCGCGCAGGGGCCAGGTCAGGGCTGACCGACAGTCACGCGCACCGGAACACCTCACGCCCGGACGCCGTGGCGGCCCCCTGCACCGCGAGGGTGTCACGGACGACGCCGAAGACCTCCTCGAGCGGCAGGGGTGAGTCAGCGATCCGCAGGTTCGGGTTGGTGACGGCGACCGGGTGCCACCAGGCGCCGTCAGCGGTGATGGTGGGCTCAGGCTCGAGGGTGTCGATCGAGACGTGCAGTCCGGAGTCGGCGAATCCCTCCTGCGCGACCGGACGGATCAGCCGGTCGTCAGGCCCGATGCCCTCACCGTCGAGGCGGGCGTGCAGAGCCTGGACGCCCGACAGGTCCTCGTCGTACATCGTGGCGGCTACGCGCACCCGGAAACCGAGCGAGCGGGCGAGGCCGATCCCGTCCAGAGCGCGGGCCCAGGACCCGGCACCGCGCTGACGGTCGTGCACGTCGGGGGTCGCCGAGTCGAGACTGACCTGCAGCACCACGTCGCGGTCCAGCGACTCCAGGGTCTCGCGGCGGCGACCGCGACCGAAGACCATCGCGTTGGTGAGGATGGTGCGCGACAGCCCGGCTCCGGCGGCCACCAGCTCACCCAGGTCGGGGTGCATGAACGGCTCGCCGCCGGTCAGGAACAGCTCGCGACCACCGCTCGCGGCGAACTCGCGGAACACCTCCCGGGCCACCTCGGCGGGCAGCCGACGGGCAGCGGCCCGAGGCGACGACTCTGCGCAGCAGTAGAGGCAGGCGAGGTTGCAGTCGAAGTTGGTGTAGGCCCACAGCCGGTGGCCGACCGGTGTGCGGTCGCCCTGGCTGAAGACGCTCGTCGGACGCACCGCGGCCTGTGACTTGGCCACCGCGAACCACCACGGGCCGGACGCGGTCTCGGCGAGCTCACCGGTGACCGGGTGACCCGCCAGCTCGGCCCAGACCGGGAGGTCGACCGCCACGCTCGGCTCCTGGCTGCGGATGGCCAGCACCTCACCGGCGTCCAGCTGCCGCATCGTCCGCGTGATCAGCAGCAGCAGCCCACTGCCGCAGTCCATGTCGCCTCCGTCGAGCAGCCTCGCCACCGAGCCGAGCTCATGAGGAACCGACGGGTCGCTGCACGGAGAGTCAGGCATGGGTCGAGCCTAGGCGTGCGTGTCAACCGGGCGTCAGGGGGCGAGTGTCGACCCGGCCCCAGGGGATGAGCCGCGCTACTGTGGCGGGCGTGCCAGAGCCTCAGCGCAGTGCCGACGACGGGGGTGCCTCCGGCGCGATGCTGGCTGCGCCGTCGAGCCCGGAGATCCCCGTGTTCGACGGTGGCGACCTGGCCTGCGGCGAGCTCCTGCTGGGTCTGCTCAAGGCCCTGACCGACGTCGCCGACGGGACCGCGGTGAGGGTCGTCGCCACCGACCCCGCGGCCCCCATCGACATCCCGGCCTGGTGCCACCTCACAGGCCACGACTACGTCGGCGCCGGGACTCACACGGATGGCCGTCCCTGCTTCGACCTGATCTTCTCCGGGGCCGCCCGCCGCACCCGACCGGGCCGTCCCTGGCACCTCGACGACGTTGCACCCGGCGTCGCCCACGACCCACCTCCACCCACCCCGAAGGGAACCACCGCATCATGAACGGTCTGGTCATCAACCTCACCCACTCCTCCGACGACGTGGATCGCACCAGCGTCGCCATGGTCGTCGCCGGCGCCGCTGTCGCGTCGGCCCAGCAGACCTCGGTGTTCCTGTCCTCCGAAGGGGTGCGGCTCGCTCAGAAGGGCGTTGCCGAGACCCTGCACGAAGAGGGCTTCGCTCCCCTCGGCGACCTCGTGTCCAGCTATGTCGAGGCCGGCGGCACCTTCCTGGTCTGCAGCCCCTGCGCCAAGAAGCGTGGCATCGGTGAGGACGACCTGATCGAGGGTGCGACGGTCGTCGGCGGGGCGAGCCTGGTCGCCCTGCTGGCCAAGGGCGCAGCGTCGTTGTCCTTCTGACGCGACCCCGAGCGGCGGGCGTCAGGCTCGCCGGGATCCCGACGTCCCGACCAGCCCGGTCGGGACGTCGTCCAGGCCCACCTGGAAGAGGCTTGGTCATGAGTGGTGCCACGAGTCGGGCAGCGACCACGAGCGGCAGCCAGGAGTCTCCGGGCCACGCCGCCCTGATGGCCAGGGCCCTCACCGCGCTGAGCATCGTCACCGGGCTCGTCTGGCTGACCAACGGCGTGGCCACGCTGATCGGCAGGGCGACCTACGACCTCGGCTCCCTGTCGTTCATCCTGGTCAGCCGCGGGGTGGCGTAGGGCGTCGCCGAGATCGCCTCGTCGTAGACCTCCATCGCGCCGCTGAGGGTCTTGTCCGCGACGTCGTCCTGCCGAACTCGGGTTCTTCGGGTGGTTCCTCACCGTCGCCGAGCTGGCGATCGGTCGGGGACTGGTCCTCGGGTGCTGCCTCGGGCGGCCACCAGCGCCAGGGTTGCCGATGTGCGCCGAGGATAGACCGGGCGGGTGCCGCCGGTCACCGCGAGCTTCTCGGGGGGTCTGGCCTGTGCGGTCCTGTGACGCTGGGTCCCACCACTGAGCCGCGGCAGCCGATCCGGGGCCTGCGTCACCCGCACGTCACAAACCCGTCATCTGCCCCGGCCTGGCCAGTCAGCGGCGGCGTCTCGCGGCGACCACGACGAACACCGCGGCCACGGCTGCGACCACCGCGCCGACCACGACCCGACCACCGAGACGACCGGTGCCGTATGCCGTCGCCGTCCGGATGATCGTCGGGAGCCCGGCCACCGTGGGGGTGAACCGCACGGCCCCGGCCGGCGACAGACGCACGACCCCCAGCCGCCGACCGCGCGAGGTCACGGCCACCGGGAGGTCCGAGACCTGATCCAGCGGGAGCCAGTCCGGCAGGTCGGTGAGCCCGGCACCGCGCAGGCCGAGCCCCGGGACGCACCGCAGGAGCACGCCGGGATCGACGACGTCGAGCACCAGACCGTCGGTGCTGGTCAGCCGGGCCGTCGTGACCCCCCGGTCGTCGCCCACCTCGAGATCGAGGTCGGCGACGACCTGGAGGCGGCGACCGGTGTCAGCCACCGTTCTTGGCGGCGGCTCCGCGGTTGTCCTTGTCGGAGGTCGTGATGCGCAGGGTGCCGTTGAGCTTCCAAGTGGCGGCGGTGTTGTCGTCGCCAGCCGCCCTCGGGACGTCGATCTTCATGTCGACGAAGGTGTAGTCGATCGTGGCCTCCTGCCCGGTCAGGTAGGACCACATGTCCCGGCCGAGGTCGGAGAAGGTCGTGGTGTTGGAGGTGTCGTTGCTGGTCATGAAGATGCTCCTGTGGATCGATCGCGAGGTCGGCTCGCCGTTGAGCGCGGAAGGGAGAATTCCCTTGCCGCTCAGTGCCTTCGACCCTAACTTCCCTGACCACCGCTCGCACTCCTCGTGACCCACCAACGGCAGTCGCAGGCCCAGGGCACGGCGTTCACCCGTCTCGAGGGCACCGACGAGCCCACCGGAGAGCAGACAGCGCGCTGCCGCTGTCGGCGAGCGCGTCCATCACGTGACCGAGAGCCCGGACTCGTCGCGGACGCAGGCGAGCTGCGTGCCGTCGGCGACGAACGCCGTGGCCTCGAGCGGGGATCGGCTGGTGGCGTCTGCCGAACCTACCGCCCGATGGACCCTGACGACCGGCCCGGTGGTGGGAGTAGCGTCACGCCCTGAGCCCCACCGACCTGCCCAACCCCGCAACGCCAAGGAGACCCGAGATGGACTACGCAGTCCTCGACCCCGCCACCGGAGACGTGGTCCGCAGCTATCCCACCGCGACCGACACCGAGGTGTCGGCCGCGATCGACGCGGTCGCTGCCGCGCACCGCGCCTGGGCGGCGCGCTCGGTCGCCGATCGGGCCGCCGTCGTGCGCACGATCGGGACGCTGCACGCCGAGCGGGCCCAGGAGCTCGCGGCGATCATCCAGCGCGAGATGGGCAAGCCCCTCGACGAGGCCGTGGGCGAGATCGAGTACTCCGCCTCGATCTACGAGTACTACGCCGACCGCGCCGAGACCTTCCTCGCCGACCAGCCCATCGAGCTGCTGGCCGGTGAGGGCACGGCCGTGATGCGCCGCAGCTCGGTCGGGGCCCTGCTCGGCATCATGCCGTGGAACTACCCCTACTACCAGGTCGCCCGCTTCGCCGGCCCGAACCTCGTCACCGGCAACACCATCCTGCTCAAGCACGCACCGCAGTGCCCCGAGTCGTCCGCCGCCATCGAGGCGATCTTCCGCGAGGCGGGCTGCCCCGACGACGTCTTCGTCAACCTCTACGCCACCAACGAGCAGGCCGCGACGATCATCGCCGACCCGCGCGTGCAGGGGGTGTCACTGACCGGCTCCGAGCGGGCGGGCGCGGCGGTGGCCGAGGTCGCGGGACGCAACCTCAAGAAGGTCGTGCTCGAGCTCGGCGGCTCCGACCCCTTCATCGTGCTCAGCTCCGACGACCTCGACGCGACCGTCGACGCCGCGGTGGCCGCCCGCCTCGAGAACACCGGCCAGGCCTGCAACGCCGCCAAGCGCTTCATCGTCGCCGACGCCCTCTACGACAGCTTCACCGCCAAGCTCACCGAGAAGATGGCGGCCGGCTGGTCCGGGGCCCCGCTGTCCTCTCCGCAGGCGGCCAGGAACCTCGCCGAGCAGGTCGACCGGGCCGTCGCCCAGGGGGCCCGGCTCGCCACCTCGGGCGAGCGCGACGGGTGCTTCTTCCCACCGGCCGTGCTGACGGGCGTCACGACGCAGAACGACATCTACCGCGAGGAGCTCTTCGGCCCCGTGGCGACGGTCTACCGGGTCACCGACGAGGAGGCGGCGATCGAGCTGGCCAACGACACTCCCTACGGCCTCGGGTCGTATGTCTTCACCACCGACCCCGCGCAGGCCGACCGGGTCGCCAACGCCCTGCAGACCGGCATGGTCTTCGTCAACGGCGTCGGTGCCGACGGCCCCGAGCTGCCGTTCGGAGGCGTGAAGCGCTCAGGCTTCGGCCGTGAGCTGGGCAGCCTCGGCATCGAGGAGTTCGTCAACAAGAAGCTCGTGCGCGTCATCGGCTGAGCCGGCCGGGCGGGGGCCGGCACGCTTCGGCGGCCGGTCCCCCGGGTAGGCCACCTCCCGCAGGAGGGCCCGCAACCTGACGACCGAGCAGGCGTGCATCGACCTCGTCGAGGCCACCGGGCAGCGCGTCGGCCGCATCGACGTCGTGACCCTCGGCGCCGGTGAGCAGCGAGCCTCCGACTCCGTCCTCGACATCCCGAGCGACTACTTCGACTCGGTGATGAAGACCAACGTCTGCGCCCCCTTCTGGCTCGTCAAGGCGGCGCTGACCCCCATGCGGCCCGGGTCGAGCATCATCACCACGTCGTCGATCCGGGCCTGCCGGCCCTCCCCCGACCTGGTCCACTACGCCAGCACTAAGGCGGCCATCAACACCTTCAGCAAGGCCCTGGCCCTGCAGCTGGGTGCACAGGGGATCCGCGTCGGGGCCACGCCTCTCGGCCGTCCGGGTCAGCCGGCCGAGTGCGCCCCCGCCTCCGTGTTCCTCGCGTCGGCCGAGTCGTTGTACGTCAGCGGCGAGACGCTCGGCGTCACCGGCGGGAGGCCCACCCCCTGAGCGCACGCACGTCGAGCGGCGCGAGCACCAGGGTGCAGGACGGCTATGACGGCTACGGCCTGGCCGGCCGGGCCACCCCCGTCGACGCCCCGGCGTCGACGAGGGGTGGCGCCCGGTGGGCGGCGGCGGCCAGTGGTGCCGTCGCCAGCTCGAAGGTCCCCGCCGCGTCGAAGACGACGTTGGCGGAGCCGGCCGCGTTGAACGCGAAGAACGCGTCTGTGCCGGGGCGCGGTGGCAGACCGAGCCCGATGATCGCGCCGTTGGCCACGATGCCCCCGGCGTTGGCGTTGACGCTGCTCACCGTGGGGCGGATCAGGTCGGAGGGCCAGGTGGTGAGGTACGACGCTCGGGTCGGGCTCACGAGGGTGAGGTTGCCGGCGATGCCCGCCGTCGTCGGCGTCACCACCGGGGCGCCCGAGAGGGCCCGGGTCTCGCCCGGCCCGAAGGCGGGCCCGCCCAGCTCGGCGCGACGGGTGTCGATGAGGCGGCTCGAGTTCATGAACGGCACGAAACGAGCGTCCTGGGCACCGTCCGGCGTGCTGCCCGGGGTCGTCATCAGCCCGACGACGTCGACGATGCCGTGCACGGTCCCGGCGGGCACCCGGGCCAGCACCATGATCTGCGGCAGGCCGTCAGGGTTGTCGTGGCCCACCTTGACGATGGCGAGGTTGGACTTGTTCTCCCCCCGACGGAAGTTGACGCTCGAGGTGGCCGGCGGGTTGTCCGGCCCGGAGTCGCCGTCCCAGGCCGTGAAGAACCCCGACCGGGTCGCGCTGACGGCCGAGATGTTGACGACGGCCGCGGTGATGCTGTTGTTGAACGCCTGGTCGGTGAAGTTGAAGACGAGCTTGTACCAGTAGTAGTCGCCGAAGGGGGTCGCCGGGCTCGTGGTCCTGGTGTCGAGCTTGCGGTAGGGCTCGACCCCGGTGAAGCCGCCGTACTGCATCCCGGCGCTCTGCGCCCCGGCGTCGGTCGCGGCGTAGTAGCCGACGACGTCGATGATCGCGTCGATCGAGCCGACGGCGTTGAAGATGCTGACCCGTCCGTCGGCGTGCAGGGGCACCGTGACGAGGTTGGTCAGGCTGTCGAGGCTGCCGATGTTGATGGACGACGTCGGGGGCCTCATCACGTCGGCGGGGTAGACCGTGAGGAAGGTGCCCGCGGTCGGGTGGACGGTCGAGAGGTTGAGCACGACCGCACTGACCTCCGAGGCAGCAGGCAGCCGTCCCGTGCCACCGAGCATCGTCGTGACGACCCCCCCGGGGCCGATCTTGCCGACGCGCGAGAGCCCGGTGCCGTCACGGGTGTCCATCATGCGCAGGGGCGCCAGCGGCACGTAGGCACCGTTGGGAGCCGCCGTGGCGAGCCCCGGCAGGGCCGTGGTCGCCGACGCCTCGGTGGGGCTGAGGGGGGTGACCGTCACCGCGAGCGCGGCGAGGGCGACGGCGACCGTGAGCAGGCGCCTGACGGTCGTGCCGAGCGTTGCGGCAGGGTCGTGCGAGAGCGAAGGCATGCGGATGAGGTCCCCCCGTGCGCAGTGACGGCCGCGGTGTCCTGGCCGGGCCCCGACTGGGCCGAGCCCGACTGTAGGACGCGCGGGCGCCTCAGCGCCGGGGAATGACGGAATATCCGAATCCGCGCTGCGACGGGACTCACGAGCAGTCAGCGGGCGGAGTCAGCGACCCTCGTGATCCGCAGGATCGCGTCGAAACAGGCCACGGCGTCGTCGGCGAAGGGCAGGTGGCCGCAGCCCGGCAGGGTGACGTGCCGCGCCCAGGCCATCTGCCACTGCGCCCGGGCCGACTGGGTGCGATGGGTCAGCAGCAGGTCACGCGAGCCCCAGGCGATCGTCACCGGCACGGCGCGCAGGGCAGGGGTCGTGCGCGGCTCCCACCGACCGACGCCCGGGTCACCTGTGCCGCTGCGGTCGCCGTCCACGGTGCTCCTTCCGGCGGTCGCCCCCGCTCGAAGATCTTCGAGTTGTGGCGACCCATATCGGGCAAGGCCCTCCACAACTCGAAGATCTTCGAGTTGTGGCGACAGCGGCGCGGGCGAGCCGTCCGGTCCTACTCGGCGCCGACCTCGGCCGGCCCGCGCGCCGTCACGAGGAAGTCGGCCGGGTCGAGCCGCGCTGTGCGCCGGGCGTACTCCGAGGCCGACCCGGGCCAGTTGGTGACGATGCGACCGCTGGCGGCGCGGTACCAGCTCGAGCAGGTGGCCCAGACCGAGCGGTCGAGCCTCGCCAGCAGCTCGGTGTCGTAGGCCGCCTCGACCTCGGTGCGCACCTCGAGGGCGCCGCCGCCCTGGGCCGCGAGCAGCCGCGCCGCCTGGGCGATGTAGCCCGCCTGCGCCTCGTGGAAGTAGACGACCGAGGTGTTGCCCGTGTTGGTGTTGGGGCCGTAGACCAGGAAGAGGTTGGGGAAGCCCGGCACCGACAGGCCGAGGTAGGCGTGCGCGCCACCGGCCCAGGCGTCGGCGAGCCTCGTGCCTGCGCGACCGACGACCTCGAGGGGCGCGACGAGGTCGGTGGCCGCGAACCCCGTGCCCAGGACCAGCACGTCGGCCCGGTGCAGGCGCCCGTCGGCGGTGCGCACCCCCTCCTCCTCGACGCGGTCGATGGCCTCGGTGACGAGGTCGACGTCCGGGCGAGCCAGAGCGGGGAACCACGTGCTGGTGAACAGCACCCGCTTGCAGCCCATGCGGTGGTCGGGCGTGGCGCGCCGCCTGAGCTCGGGGTCACGCAGCTGGATCCGGCGCTGGGCGGTGGAGGCGAGCCGGAGCGCTCCGCTCGCGACCGCGTTACCCGTCACCGCCAGCCCCATCAGCTGCGTCACCCGCCAGGTCGTCTCACGGCCGATGTGCATCGATGCCGGCACTCGCTGCTTGAGGGCGCGTGACACCCGGCCGTAGCGACGGGCGGGCTTCGGCAGCGTCCACGGCGCCGAGCGCTGCAGCACCGTGACGTGCTCGGCCGGGCCGGCGATCACCGGCACGATCTGGATCGCGCTCGCCCCGGAGCCGATCACGGCGACCCGACGACCAGCCACGTCGAGGTCGGGCGTCCACCGGGCCGAGTGGACGACCGGGCCGCCGAACGTCTCCAGACCCTTGATCTGTGGCACGGCGGGCTTGCTCAGCTGGCCGACGGCCGTGACGAGCAGGTCGCACTCGAGCACCCTCCCGT
Proteins encoded in this region:
- a CDS encoding SDR family oxidoreductase, with amino-acid sequence MTTEQACIDLVEATGQRVGRIDVVTLGAGEQRASDSVLDIPSDYFDSVMKTNVCAPFWLVKAALTPMRPGSSIITTSSIRACRPSPDLVHYASTKAAINTFSKALALQLGAQGIRVGATPLGRPGQPAECAPASVFLASAESLYVSGETLGVTGGRPTP
- a CDS encoding alpha/beta hydrolase, with the protein product MDGDRSGTGDPGVGRWEPRTTPALRAVPVTIAWGSRDLLLTHRTQSARAQWQMAWARHVTLPGCGHLPFADDAVACFDAILRITRVADSAR
- a CDS encoding SDR family NAD(P)-dependent oxidoreductase — translated: MQTIMTGLDLTGRVAVVTGAGSATGIGMAVCRRLGELGAAVALTATTDRVHDRVHDLQQAGVRAAGVVADLTDPAAADDVVARVMGLWGTVDILVNNAGMVSVSDDDALSGGVDGLAYDAWQHGLRRNLDTAFLMTRSAVPIMRAHGWGRIVMVSSVTGPVMAMRGDAAYAAAKAGVVGLVRSLAVDLAADGITANAVAPGWIASGSQTEDEARQGATTPMRRSGTPDEVASPVAWLCTPGAAYVTGQCLVVDGGNSVAEQRAP
- a CDS encoding phosphatase PAP2 family protein, whose translation is MASPQQPPHCPRQDLVARHCPTRPQNGLAHHDAPPTRLSDLGAPASCAPDRCWHATATAIGAAAVAVAALALVTNGVHFPSDVIASVVWTLAVAPAVRYLWVDLVMPRVPLLGTG
- a CDS encoding NAD(P)/FAD-dependent oxidoreductase: MSLALPRPDDPAGRAPRAIVVGAGFGGVAAAVRLKQAGVEDLVVVDSAQAVGGVWLANRYPGCACDIPAPLYSFSFAPNPHWSSRFPPADEIQAYLEAVVDRFDLRRHLALGTEVVRAVWHEASTTWAVETADGRVLECDLLVTAVGQLSKPAVPQIKGLETFGGPVVHSARWTPDLDVAGRRVAVIGSGASAIQIVPVIAGPAEHVTVLQRSAPWTLPKPARRYGRVSRALKQRVPASMHIGRETTWRVTQLMGLAVTGNAVASGALRLASTAQRRIQLRDPELRRRATPDHRMGCKRVLFTSTWFPALARPDVDLVTEAIDRVEEEGVRTADGRLHRADVLVLGTGFAATDLVAPLEVVGRAGTRLADAWAGGAHAYLGLSVPGFPNLFLVYGPNTNTGNTSVVYFHEAQAGYIAQAARLLAAQGGGALEVRTEVEAAYDTELLARLDRSVWATCSSWYRAASGRIVTNWPGSASEYARRTARLDPADFLVTARGPAEVGAE
- a CDS encoding GntR family transcriptional regulator, whose product is MADESSSPSGLVARLVSFSPGRPCGQEEILEELRRVILAGDAAPGTAIPLGDVASFFAVSVIPVRESLKTLIGEGLVDHVPRQGYRVAELTRDELRELYVIREVLEAAALRSAVARATDDDDAVAVEVHAALAAELAANDYRGYHRDSRRFHLALLAPSRMHRLLHMFELVWNVTDPAQPMSTVTAVERERMYADHSAMLAAFLARDADELVRRSRKHYKRLERAAGEV
- a CDS encoding sulfurtransferase TusA family protein; translation: MPEPQRSADDGGASGAMLAAPSSPEIPVFDGGDLACGELLLGLLKALTDVADGTAVRVVATDPAAPIDIPAWCHLTGHDYVGAGTHTDGRPCFDLIFSGAARRTRPGRPWHLDDVAPGVAHDPPPPTPKGTTAS
- a CDS encoding NAD-dependent succinate-semialdehyde dehydrogenase; the encoded protein is MDYAVLDPATGDVVRSYPTATDTEVSAAIDAVAAAHRAWAARSVADRAAVVRTIGTLHAERAQELAAIIQREMGKPLDEAVGEIEYSASIYEYYADRAETFLADQPIELLAGEGTAVMRRSSVGALLGIMPWNYPYYQVARFAGPNLVTGNTILLKHAPQCPESSAAIEAIFREAGCPDDVFVNLYATNEQAATIIADPRVQGVSLTGSERAGAAVAEVAGRNLKKVVLELGGSDPFIVLSSDDLDATVDAAVAARLENTGQACNAAKRFIVADALYDSFTAKLTEKMAAGWSGAPLSSPQAARNLAEQVDRAVAQGARLATSGERDGCFFPPAVLTGVTTQNDIYREELFGPVATVYRVTDEEAAIELANDTPYGLGSYVFTTDPAQADRVANALQTGMVFVNGVGADGPELPFGGVKRSGFGRELGSLGIEEFVNKKLVRVIG
- a CDS encoding DsrE family protein, which codes for MNGLVINLTHSSDDVDRTSVAMVVAGAAVASAQQTSVFLSSEGVRLAQKGVAETLHEEGFAPLGDLVSSYVEAGGTFLVCSPCAKKRGIGEDDLIEGATVVGGASLVALLAKGAASLSF
- a CDS encoding radical SAM protein — protein: MPDSPCSDPSVPHELGSVARLLDGGDMDCGSGLLLLITRTMRQLDAGEVLAIRSQEPSVAVDLPVWAELAGHPVTGELAETASGPWWFAVAKSQAAVRPTSVFSQGDRTPVGHRLWAYTNFDCNLACLYCCAESSPRAAARRLPAEVAREVFREFAASGGRELFLTGGEPFMHPDLGELVAAGAGLSRTILTNAMVFGRGRRRETLESLDRDVVLQVSLDSATPDVHDRQRGAGSWARALDGIGLARSLGFRVRVAATMYDEDLSGVQALHARLDGEGIGPDDRLIRPVAQEGFADSGLHVSIDTLEPEPTITADGAWWHPVAVTNPNLRIADSPLPLEEVFGVVRDTLAVQGAATASGREVFRCA